In a genomic window of Pedosphaera parvula Ellin514:
- a CDS encoding GrpB family protein, translated as MSNASQKIIVEDYNPEWANHFEELKRRIWGAVSDVALSIEHVGSTSVVGLPAKPIIDIDIVISSHQQLAPVIERLRKLGYEHRGSLGIEGRDAFRAPEGAIKHNLYVCLQGCTALKNHLLLRDRLRQDAKARSQYGEPKKSLALKFADSIDDYVEGKTSFILSLLPDDGFQTEELDVIRAVNKAPARK; from the coding sequence ATGTCCAATGCATCCCAGAAAATTATTGTTGAGGACTACAATCCGGAATGGGCCAATCATTTTGAGGAATTAAAGAGGAGAATTTGGGGTGCGGTCTCTGATGTCGCGTTGTCCATTGAGCATGTCGGGAGCACGTCGGTGGTGGGGTTACCTGCGAAGCCTATCATTGATATCGACATCGTCATTTCATCCCATCAACAACTGGCTCCAGTTATCGAGCGACTTCGGAAGCTAGGCTATGAGCATCGTGGCTCCCTGGGAATTGAGGGACGGGACGCCTTCCGTGCTCCCGAGGGCGCCATCAAACATAATTTATATGTGTGTTTGCAAGGTTGTACCGCCCTCAAGAACCATCTCCTGCTGCGTGATCGTTTGCGACAGGATGCAAAGGCCCGTTCTCAATACGGAGAACCCAAAAAGAGTCTCGCCCTTAAGTTTGCCGATTCGATAGACGACTACGTGGAAGGCAAAACATCTTTCATTTTAAGTTTGCTTCCAGATGATGGCTTTCAAACCGAAGAACTTGATGTAATCCGGGCTGTTAATAAGGCTCCTGCCAGGAAATAA
- a CDS encoding SDR family oxidoreductase has protein sequence MKVLVTGGAGFIGSHLAEALCRRGARVVVLDNLSSGKTSNLDWKRSSDDLECIQGDVADELLVKDLIQGCEWVFHEAAMTSVPISVAKPLETHQHNVDGTLRLLILARAAGVKRFLFASSSSIYGDSPLTSKHESMPPAPLSPYALQKFAAEKYCQLFHQLYDLPTVSLRYFNVFGPRQAFDSPYSGVIAKFCTSMLQGQPPTIYGDGLQSRDFTYIENVIQANLAAAEAPSDKVIGKVFNIAAGQSISLLQLFRELNQLTGQSLKPRFEPARLGDVKHSQADISAAKQALGYEPKVNWQAGLKRTLEFYRQQ, from the coding sequence ATGAAAGTTTTGGTTACCGGCGGGGCAGGGTTCATCGGCTCGCATTTAGCCGAAGCCCTCTGCCGTCGCGGTGCCAGGGTGGTGGTGCTCGATAATCTATCCTCGGGCAAAACTTCGAATCTGGATTGGAAGCGCAGCAGCGATGATCTGGAATGTATCCAAGGCGATGTCGCTGACGAACTGCTCGTAAAAGATCTTATTCAGGGCTGCGAATGGGTTTTTCATGAAGCGGCGATGACTTCGGTTCCAATTTCCGTAGCCAAGCCGCTGGAAACCCACCAACACAATGTCGATGGCACGTTGCGGCTGCTTATTTTGGCGCGGGCTGCAGGAGTAAAACGTTTCCTGTTTGCCTCTTCCTCCTCGATTTACGGAGATAGCCCGCTGACGTCGAAGCATGAATCCATGCCGCCAGCCCCGCTCTCGCCTTACGCCCTGCAGAAATTTGCTGCCGAAAAATACTGCCAGCTTTTCCACCAGTTGTATGACCTGCCGACGGTGAGTCTCCGCTACTTTAACGTATTTGGGCCGCGACAAGCATTCGATTCCCCGTATTCCGGCGTGATAGCGAAGTTTTGTACCTCCATGCTGCAAGGCCAGCCACCAACCATCTATGGTGACGGATTGCAATCCCGCGATTTCACCTATATCGAAAACGTGATTCAGGCCAATCTCGCTGCCGCCGAGGCTCCGTCCGACAAGGTTATCGGCAAGGTTTTCAATATCGCGGCTGGTCAGAGCATCTCCCTTTTGCAACTATTTCGCGAACTGAACCAACTCACTGGCCAGTCCTTGAAACCGCGATTTGAGCCCGCCCGTTTAGGCGATGTGAAGCACTCGCAAGCCGATATTTCAGCGGCAAAGCAGGCGCTTGGATACGAGCCAAAAGTGAACTGGCAGGCAGGGCTGAAACGGACGCTGGAGTTTTATCGCCAGCAATGA
- a CDS encoding DegT/DnrJ/EryC1/StrS family aminotransferase, producing the protein MDQPIPYLDLAAQMRPLRKEIDAVIAKALDNCTFCLGPDVVQFEKDFAAYCDAKHALGFNSGTSALHVAMLLLNLKPGDEVITTPYTFVATSWAISYCGATPVYVDIDETTFNLDPKLVEKAITPRTKAILPVHLYGQPCDLDPLLEICRKHNLALVEDAAQAHGAKYKGKKIGTFGEISCFSFYPTKNVGACGEGGALVTNNDAFATRAKSLREHGSTVRYYHDEVGYNYRMEGIQGAVLGVKLKYLEKWNRERRHVAMRYHELLADTPLRLPAEGPYAESIYHLYTVRHPSRDDLKKHLEAHKIGSALHYPLPLHLQKCYASLGYKPGDFPIAEQAARECLVLPIYPELTDEQIQRVASTIKQFFNQ; encoded by the coding sequence ATGGATCAACCCATTCCATATCTGGATTTGGCGGCCCAAATGCGGCCGTTACGCAAGGAAATTGACGCAGTTATCGCTAAAGCTCTGGATAATTGCACTTTTTGCCTTGGACCCGATGTCGTCCAATTCGAAAAAGATTTCGCGGCCTATTGTGATGCCAAACATGCCTTGGGCTTCAATAGCGGCACCTCCGCTCTCCATGTGGCCATGTTGCTCCTGAATTTGAAGCCGGGCGACGAGGTCATCACCACCCCTTACACTTTTGTCGCAACCAGTTGGGCCATCTCTTACTGTGGTGCCACGCCGGTTTATGTGGATATTGATGAGACAACCTTCAACCTTGATCCCAAACTGGTTGAAAAAGCGATCACTCCCCGCACCAAAGCCATCCTGCCGGTTCATCTCTACGGTCAACCATGCGACCTCGACCCCTTGCTCGAAATTTGCCGCAAACACAACCTGGCGCTGGTCGAAGATGCCGCCCAAGCTCATGGGGCCAAGTACAAGGGAAAAAAGATTGGCACGTTTGGCGAAATTTCCTGTTTCAGCTTTTATCCCACCAAGAACGTGGGTGCCTGCGGTGAAGGCGGTGCGTTGGTCACCAATAACGATGCGTTTGCGACTCGTGCAAAATCATTGCGCGAGCATGGATCGACTGTGCGCTATTACCACGATGAGGTGGGCTATAATTACCGCATGGAAGGCATTCAAGGTGCCGTCCTCGGCGTGAAGCTCAAGTATCTGGAAAAGTGGAATCGTGAGCGCCGCCACGTGGCCATGCGTTATCATGAACTGTTGGCCGACACTCCGTTGCGTCTGCCTGCCGAAGGGCCTTACGCCGAAAGCATTTATCATCTCTACACAGTGCGCCACCCGAGCCGCGACGATCTCAAGAAGCACTTGGAAGCGCATAAGATTGGGTCCGCCCTGCATTATCCGCTCCCGCTTCATTTGCAGAAATGCTACGCTTCGCTTGGCTACAAACCGGGTGATTTCCCGATTGCCGAGCAAGCCGCGCGCGAGTGCCTGGTGTTGCCGATTTATCCGGAGCTGACCGACGAGCAAATCCAACGCGTCGCTTCCACCATCAAACAATTCTTCAACCAATGA
- a CDS encoding ABC transporter ATP-binding protein has translation MNNLKSIFKFGWPYLRRYKGRLMAGILLGFLFGASNASFIWATKTLFTRLTPPAESTAMPDSKKTPGIFSEQAKQIQQTVETVVDPWLPRINTELKWRQILGGLLLLPILVFFRGSVGYLNSYCMAWVSERVIKDLRLDLLHKLNSLSMDFFNKSTLGDLMGRVNGDTQALYRCMSLGFSDLIKEPITVVGVAAGLFWMDPKLTLLSLMFVPTIVIPIRILSKKAKKAFKSSVQEGIGQDSLVVEVYSSIRVVKAFCLEPFQMQRFKGIYERLVRIGMKSVQAKELINPIIETLSVMGLGVVIIFICKTHRDIPHMAAFLVGIISMYTPIKKLGGIPVYFQQANVGAERLIQLFALQPTVKEKVDAIPLKSFQKAITFENVTFAYEGKGPALKNFSLTIPRGMKLGIAGESGSGKSTLVSLTLRFYDPVSGVIKIDGHDVRELSVTDMRSQMALVSQDIVLFDQTIAENIANGKPGASREEIEAAAKAAYAHDFIMALPKGYDTRPGEMGKNLSGGQKQRLCIARAFVRNAPILILDEATASLDAKAEGEVQAAIDRLAEHRTVICIAHRLSTLTNTDKIIVMDNGRIVEEGHFDELLHANGTFANLARKQGIHAKSKLVAQR, from the coding sequence ATGAATAATCTGAAGAGCATTTTTAAGTTTGGTTGGCCTTATCTGCGCCGTTATAAGGGGCGCTTGATGGCAGGCATCCTGTTGGGGTTCCTGTTCGGCGCTTCCAATGCCAGCTTTATCTGGGCGACCAAGACTTTGTTTACGCGCCTGACGCCGCCGGCTGAGTCGACTGCGATGCCCGACAGTAAAAAAACCCCGGGAATTTTTTCTGAACAGGCAAAGCAAATCCAACAGACAGTTGAAACAGTCGTCGATCCCTGGCTGCCTAGGATTAATACCGAGCTGAAGTGGCGGCAAATTCTGGGCGGCTTGCTATTGCTGCCGATCCTGGTTTTCTTTCGCGGCAGCGTAGGTTATCTGAACAGTTATTGCATGGCCTGGGTCAGTGAACGGGTCATCAAAGATCTGCGCCTGGACTTGCTCCACAAGCTGAACTCACTTTCGATGGATTTCTTCAACAAATCCACCCTCGGCGATTTAATGGGAAGGGTAAATGGCGATACCCAGGCGCTTTATCGCTGCATGAGTTTGGGCTTTTCCGATCTGATCAAGGAACCGATAACAGTTGTCGGGGTGGCAGCCGGGCTTTTTTGGATGGACCCCAAACTGACGCTGCTTTCACTGATGTTTGTACCCACCATTGTTATTCCGATTCGCATTCTTAGTAAAAAGGCCAAGAAGGCATTCAAATCGAGCGTGCAGGAAGGCATCGGGCAGGACAGCCTGGTTGTGGAAGTCTACAGTAGTATTCGTGTCGTTAAAGCATTCTGCCTCGAACCCTTTCAGATGCAGCGTTTCAAAGGAATCTATGAACGTTTGGTTCGTATCGGAATGAAGAGTGTGCAGGCCAAGGAACTGATCAACCCGATCATCGAAACCCTTTCCGTAATGGGCTTGGGCGTCGTTATCATCTTCATTTGCAAAACCCATCGCGACATTCCTCATATGGCTGCCTTTTTGGTTGGTATCATTAGCATGTATACCCCCATTAAAAAGCTGGGCGGCATCCCTGTGTATTTTCAGCAGGCAAACGTGGGGGCAGAGCGGTTGATTCAGCTTTTTGCGCTCCAGCCTACCGTTAAGGAAAAAGTAGACGCCATTCCGTTAAAGAGCTTTCAGAAAGCGATAACCTTTGAAAATGTGACCTTCGCTTACGAAGGAAAAGGACCCGCTCTCAAAAACTTCAGCCTGACGATACCGCGAGGTATGAAATTAGGTATCGCTGGCGAAAGCGGCTCAGGCAAGAGCACTTTGGTAAGTTTGACTCTTCGTTTCTACGACCCTGTTTCCGGCGTCATCAAGATCGATGGTCATGACGTGCGGGAACTTTCAGTCACCGACATGCGCTCACAAATGGCGCTGGTAAGCCAGGATATCGTGCTATTCGATCAGACCATTGCTGAGAACATCGCCAATGGGAAACCGGGTGCCAGCCGCGAGGAAATCGAGGCAGCTGCAAAAGCTGCTTACGCCCATGACTTCATCATGGCGCTGCCAAAAGGTTACGATACTCGCCCGGGCGAAATGGGAAAAAACCTTTCTGGCGGCCAGAAACAGCGCCTTTGCATTGCGCGGGCATTTGTGCGCAATGCCCCGATACTCATCCTGGATGAAGCAACCGCCAGTCTGGATGCCAAGGCTGAAGGCGAAGTGCAGGCAGCCATCGATCGATTGGCAGAACACCGGACCGTTATTTGTATCGCCCATCGCCTTTCCACTTTGACCAACACGGATAAGATCATTGTCATGGACAATGGCCGCATCGTCGAAGAAGGACATTTTGATGAGTTGCTCCATGCGAATGGAACCTTTGCCAATCTGGCGCGCAAACAAGGCATCCACGCAAAATCCAAATTAGTGGCCCAGCGGTAG
- a CDS encoding glycosyltransferase family 2 protein has product MSVGIVIPVFNQLNYTQGCLESLRKTISPDVVIVIVNNGSSDGTTAFLSTCTSATIISNPENKGCAAAWNQGVKATTADWVVILNNDVLLSSGWLEGLVAFAEQNGLDIVSPGIREGELNYDLETYAQQFVNNTGKAVRFGVANGICFMVHRRVFEKVGLFDENFRIGQFEDSDFFKRAQAAGFKLGTTGRSFIHHFGSITQNSIRESKTVRPYEAENRAYFRKKWKLNWLARRLQKLRQKAQAASWRARELRECGHSLMEKWRAGKLEHH; this is encoded by the coding sequence ATGAGCGTCGGCATTGTCATCCCGGTTTTTAACCAGTTGAATTACACGCAAGGTTGCCTGGAAAGCCTGCGGAAAACCATTAGTCCTGACGTTGTCATTGTAATCGTCAATAATGGTTCGTCTGATGGCACGACAGCATTTCTTTCCACCTGCACCTCGGCAACGATCATCAGCAATCCGGAAAATAAAGGCTGTGCTGCCGCCTGGAATCAAGGGGTGAAAGCAACCACTGCAGATTGGGTTGTCATTCTGAACAATGATGTTCTTCTGAGCTCAGGCTGGCTGGAAGGATTGGTGGCGTTCGCAGAGCAAAATGGCCTCGACATCGTGAGTCCCGGCATTCGCGAAGGCGAATTGAACTACGATTTGGAAACCTACGCGCAACAGTTCGTCAATAACACAGGCAAAGCCGTGCGCTTCGGCGTGGCCAATGGCATCTGCTTCATGGTACATCGGCGGGTGTTCGAGAAAGTCGGCCTTTTCGACGAAAACTTCCGCATCGGCCAGTTTGAAGACTCGGATTTTTTCAAGCGGGCACAGGCCGCAGGATTCAAACTGGGCACCACAGGTCGATCATTCATTCATCATTTTGGTTCCATCACGCAAAACTCCATTCGCGAAAGCAAAACCGTGAGGCCGTACGAAGCGGAAAACCGGGCGTATTTTCGCAAGAAATGGAAACTGAACTGGCTCGCTCGCCGCCTGCAAAAGCTGAGACAAAAAGCGCAGGCCGCCTCCTGGCGAGCCAGGGAATTACGAGAGTGCGGCCATTCCTTGATGGAAAAGTGGCGCGCCGGCAAATTGGAACACCATTGA
- a CDS encoding glycosyltransferase family 9 protein, translated as MKPANFPKNPSFLIVSLRFIGDVLLSTPLAVSIKTHLPDATVDYVVFKGTEGVLAKNPYVRQVHTIEPGTSGWRTALRILRRYDYSIAGNPSDRSTSFTLFGGRHSVGFYIYKRQDWWKKLFLTQCNPLALEHTVPLMLSQLDSLKIPRISRVVMGHDEADANFVREQLGEEDYILLHPFTRQAYKYWPARHWAQLADLIQRQTSLRAIFTRSGFAADEKQFQDIEAAAGRKLMSFPKSFTLTQLAAAIHGCRTYVGVDTVATHMAAALEVPVVALYGPTMPDRWGPWPNGYATNAPYAPSGRIQKKQNITVLQQSWPCVACNKEQCLLSKSTRMECLESLSPETVLESIRIDTPLAV; from the coding sequence ATGAAACCTGCCAATTTCCCAAAAAATCCTTCGTTCCTGATCGTCTCCTTGAGATTTATTGGCGATGTTCTCCTTTCAACGCCGCTGGCTGTTTCGATCAAAACGCATCTGCCCGATGCCACGGTGGATTACGTGGTGTTCAAGGGCACCGAAGGCGTGCTGGCCAAAAATCCCTACGTCCGCCAGGTTCACACCATCGAGCCCGGAACGTCAGGTTGGCGGACGGCGCTCCGGATTTTGCGGCGTTATGACTATTCCATCGCCGGAAATCCGTCGGATCGCAGCACATCGTTCACCCTTTTCGGCGGACGCCACTCGGTGGGGTTTTACATTTACAAACGGCAGGATTGGTGGAAAAAACTGTTTCTGACTCAATGCAATCCGCTGGCTCTGGAACACACCGTTCCCTTGATGCTGTCACAGTTGGATTCACTGAAGATTCCCCGTATCTCGCGAGTGGTCATGGGACACGATGAGGCGGATGCCAATTTTGTCAGGGAACAACTGGGTGAAGAGGATTACATCCTGCTGCATCCATTCACACGCCAGGCTTACAAGTACTGGCCCGCCAGACATTGGGCTCAACTGGCGGATTTGATCCAGAGACAAACAAGCTTGCGCGCTATTTTCACGCGCTCTGGATTTGCTGCGGATGAGAAGCAATTTCAGGACATTGAAGCGGCTGCAGGCCGCAAATTGATGTCATTTCCAAAATCTTTCACGTTAACGCAACTAGCCGCAGCCATTCATGGTTGTCGCACTTATGTGGGCGTAGATACCGTGGCAACTCACATGGCGGCAGCTTTGGAAGTTCCCGTAGTGGCGCTTTATGGACCGACGATGCCGGATCGTTGGGGACCTTGGCCGAATGGATATGCCACTAACGCACCTTACGCTCCGTCCGGACGCATCCAAAAAAAGCAAAATATTACCGTGCTCCAGCAATCATGGCCTTGTGTGGCGTGCAATAAGGAGCAATGTCTGCTGAGCAAAAGCACTAGGATGGAATGCCTGGAAAGTCTTTCGCCCGAAACGGTGTTGGAATCAATCAGGATTGACACTCCGCTCGCCGTCTGA
- a CDS encoding glycosyltransferase family 2 protein, protein MNTGATPSLNLEGTLFTDTKAPAQAGRVDRYQEAPAEAAAPSGIATVSAGELASPLQRRLSPASPPATIPVRMPKVSILVPTYNYARYLRETIESVLNQDFEDFELIIVDDCSSDNSHEVIAHYAAQDGRIRYQINAKNLGMVANWNYCLSLAKGEYIKFLFGDDTLADRQALTKMVRMLEENPSAVLAVSARNILDEHSQVIEIMDHLGTNGVQLGQDVIVRCLESNANLIGEPSVVLMRKCDTARGFNPSYRQLTDLEMWFHLLEKGNAIYTSEPLCSFRKHPQQQTEVNKVQQIGEKEQLVLLTEFYKRPWVKTPERRKLLFSQLYWLRKNAKKGQGCSELEHRLASCLGDGWYAWLYFLHKLCRPAQNLQRFYYKRILRRPVK, encoded by the coding sequence ATGAACACTGGCGCTACCCCTTCCCTTAATTTGGAGGGCACATTGTTCACTGACACCAAGGCCCCGGCCCAGGCCGGACGCGTTGACCGTTATCAGGAAGCTCCCGCGGAGGCCGCCGCTCCCTCAGGCATCGCCACTGTCTCGGCCGGGGAACTGGCATCGCCGCTCCAAAGGCGGTTGTCCCCCGCAAGTCCACCCGCCACAATTCCCGTTCGCATGCCGAAAGTCAGCATCCTGGTTCCCACCTATAATTACGCTCGTTACCTGCGTGAAACGATCGAGTCGGTACTGAACCAGGATTTCGAGGATTTTGAATTGATCATTGTGGATGATTGCTCCTCAGATAACAGTCATGAAGTCATCGCGCATTATGCAGCGCAGGACGGGCGGATTCGCTATCAGATCAATGCCAAAAATCTGGGCATGGTGGCGAACTGGAATTATTGTCTCTCCCTGGCGAAGGGGGAGTATATCAAATTTTTGTTTGGTGACGATACGTTGGCCGACCGGCAGGCATTAACGAAGATGGTCCGCATGCTGGAGGAAAATCCTTCAGCAGTACTCGCGGTCTCGGCACGGAATATTCTTGATGAACATTCGCAGGTGATCGAAATCATGGATCACCTGGGCACGAATGGCGTGCAGTTGGGGCAGGACGTCATCGTGCGCTGCCTGGAAAGCAATGCCAATCTGATCGGTGAACCCTCCGTGGTGCTGATGCGCAAGTGCGACACCGCACGTGGCTTCAACCCCAGCTATCGCCAGCTCACGGATCTTGAAATGTGGTTTCACCTTCTGGAAAAAGGCAACGCGATTTACACTTCCGAACCACTTTGTTCCTTTCGCAAGCATCCACAGCAGCAGACAGAAGTTAACAAGGTCCAACAAATCGGCGAAAAAGAGCAACTGGTCCTGCTCACCGAGTTTTATAAACGCCCATGGGTGAAAACCCCGGAACGCCGCAAACTGCTCTTCTCCCAGCTTTATTGGTTGCGGAAGAATGCGAAAAAGGGCCAGGGATGCTCGGAACTGGAACACCGACTCGCAAGCTGTTTGGGAGATGGATGGTACGCCTGGCTTTACTTCCTCCATAAGTTGTGCCGGCCGGCACAGAACCTTCAAAGGTTTTATTACAAGCGCATACTGCGACGCCCCGTGAAATAA
- a CDS encoding sulfotransferase domain-containing protein has protein sequence MLHKSSFSESLPEGLGHSSFHGDSTIALGKSSLVDISTKQAEPCKNEAVMQASLNHRTNGGRATKLDFMIIGAQKSGTTSLHKYLERHPKLYMLPEKEIPFFTNSEYCAKGWEWYSDLFFNEAPPEKMWGKSTPAYMTSLEVPRRIFDQMPHVKLIALLRNPIERAYSHYKMMVKREIESRDFLQVVDDKLKAETVDRERLFLPGTEDNGYVAMGEYSLILEEYYKVFPREQLLVLFTDELKKDPATVLKKVMRFLELDEDFSPANLGKHYHVGGTRRRIPLAEADLARHPWFRRFLSFLPLRLQFPFERRFLFWYMIWNTKPDSEKKMPMEAHKRLAQFYREDVRKLNQLIGQRAPWAEFADC, from the coding sequence ATGTTGCATAAAAGTAGTTTTTCTGAAAGCCTGCCCGAAGGTTTGGGGCACTCCTCCTTCCATGGTGATTCCACTATTGCCCTGGGAAAGTCGTCCCTGGTCGATATTTCTACTAAGCAGGCTGAACCTTGTAAAAATGAAGCTGTAATGCAGGCATCCTTAAACCATCGGACGAACGGGGGACGTGCGACAAAGCTGGATTTCATGATCATCGGGGCGCAGAAATCCGGCACCACTTCGCTGCACAAATATCTGGAGCGGCACCCAAAACTCTACATGTTGCCGGAAAAGGAAATCCCTTTTTTCACCAACTCGGAATATTGCGCGAAGGGCTGGGAATGGTATTCGGATTTGTTTTTCAACGAGGCTCCGCCGGAAAAGATGTGGGGTAAATCGACTCCCGCCTACATGACCAGCCTGGAAGTACCCCGGCGCATTTTCGACCAGATGCCTCACGTAAAGTTGATCGCTTTGCTGCGCAATCCCATCGAGCGCGCTTATTCCCATTACAAAATGATGGTCAAGCGTGAGATTGAATCGCGCGACTTTCTTCAAGTTGTTGATGATAAGCTCAAGGCTGAAACCGTTGACCGGGAGCGTCTGTTCCTCCCGGGGACGGAGGACAATGGCTATGTCGCCATGGGTGAATACAGCCTCATACTCGAGGAATATTACAAAGTGTTTCCCAGGGAGCAGTTGTTGGTTTTATTTACCGATGAATTGAAAAAGGATCCCGCCACGGTGCTGAAAAAGGTCATGCGCTTTTTGGAGCTGGATGAGGATTTTTCCCCGGCAAATCTTGGCAAACATTACCATGTGGGCGGCACCAGGAGGCGCATTCCATTGGCCGAAGCTGACCTGGCGAGACACCCTTGGTTTCGCAGATTTCTAAGCTTCCTTCCGCTGCGCCTGCAATTTCCTTTCGAGAGACGTTTTCTCTTCTGGTACATGATTTGGAATACCAAACCTGATTCGGAAAAGAAAATGCCCATGGAGGCACACAAACGGCTCGCTCAATTTTATCGGGAAGACGTGCGGAAGTTGAATCAACTCATTGGTCAGCGCGCTCCCTGGGCCGAATTTGCGGATTGTTAG